One Oncorhynchus clarkii lewisi isolate Uvic-CL-2024 chromosome 31, UVic_Ocla_1.0, whole genome shotgun sequence DNA segment encodes these proteins:
- the LOC139390660 gene encoding dolichyl-diphosphooligosaccharide--protein glycosyltransferase subunit MAGT1-like — protein sequence MIKMYLKVLYSLLLMLSFYGIPSTGQKKKETLLSEKVGQLMDWTGKRAVIRMNGEKFRRFVKAPPRNYSVVIMFTALQPQRQCGVCKQADEEYQILANSWRYSSAFTNKVFFATVDFDEGSDVFQMLNMNSAPSFIHFPAKGKPKKSDSYELQVRGFAAEQLARWVGDRTDVQIRVIRPPNYAGPLMLGFLLAVIGGLAYLRRNNLEFLYNKNVWAFSALCFCLIMTSGQMWNHIRGPPYAHKNPTTGQVSYIHGSSQAQFVAETHIVLLFNSAVTMGMVLLHEAATSDMDIGKRKIMCVAGIGLVMLFFSWLLSIFRAKYHGYPYSFLLS from the exons ATGATTAAAATGTATCTAAAAGTTTTATATtcgttgttgttgatgttgagtttCTATGGAATCCCTTCAACCGGACAGAAGAAAAAGGAG ACCCTGCTCTCTGAGAAGGTGGGTCAGCTTATGGACTGGACAGGGAAGAGAGCTGTGATCCGTATGAACGGGGAGAAGTTTCGTCGCTTTGTGAAGGCTCCTCCCAGGAACTACTCTGTGGTCATCATGTTCACCGCCCTGCAGCCACAGAGACAGTGTGGCGTCTGCAA ACAGGCTGACGAGGAGTACCAGATCCTAGCTAATTCCTGGCGTTACTCCAGTGCCTTCACCAACAAGGTCTTCTTCGCTACCGTCGACTTTGATGAAGGATCTGACGTCTTTCAGATG TTGAATATGAACTCGGCTCCCTCCTTCATCCATTTCCCTGCTAAAGGGAAGCCTAAGAAGTCTGACTCCTATGAGCTGCAGGTCAGAGGCTTTGCTGCAGAGCAACTGGCCCGCTGGGTCGGGGACCGCACTGACGTACAG atccgTGTGATCCGTCCTCCTAACTATGCGGGGCCGTTGATGCTGGGATTCCTGCTGGCAGTCATAGGAGGACTGGCTTACCTCCGCAGAAACAACCTGGAATTCCTCTACAACAAGAACGTCTGGGCCTTCTCTGCTCTG TGTTTCTGCCTGATCATGACTTCAGGTCAGATGTGGAACCACATTAGAGGACCTCCCTACGCCCACAAGAACCCCACCACtggacaagtg AGTTACATCCACGGCAGCAGTCAGGCCCAGTTTGTAGCAGAAACTCACATCGTGCTGCTCTTCA ACTCTGCTGTTACCATGGGGATGGTGCTGTTGCACGAGGCTGCCACGTCAGATATGGACATTGGCAAGAGGAAAA tCATGTGTGTAGCAGGGATCGGTCTGGTGATGCTCTTCTTCAGTTGGCTGCTGTCCATCTTTAGAGCTAAATACCATGGATACCCTTACAg TTTCCTGTTGAGTTAG